In Belonocnema kinseyi isolate 2016_QV_RU_SX_M_011 chromosome 4, B_treatae_v1, whole genome shotgun sequence, a single window of DNA contains:
- the LOC117170580 gene encoding forkhead box protein K1 isoform X1, translating to MSTYSRTQESDAWALLALKSAPASPTKMQFHHQDAPIARLEGREFEYMVRQRRITIGRNSSKGQVDVNVGHSNFISRRHLEVYYDHPYFFMTCNGKNGVFVDGVFQRKGAPAFQLPKTCTFRFPSTNIRLVFQSLVDEQEQGNVRVPSPPRQRAPLPPLRINIPDTGYSSPFPSPTGTISAANSCPASPRAGQGRRNISADLQMVAAYAAAVANDPQNSGIERHEGGQSTSRQMSPEPGAEPRYRGGGGGSSGANGTSARYSPPKDDSKPPYSYAQLIVQAIASAQDKQLTLSGIYSYITKNYPYYRTADKGWQNSIRHNLSLNRYFIKVPRSQEEPGKGSFWRIDPQSEAKLIEQAFRRRRQRGVPCFRAPFGLSSRSAPASPSHVGISGLMTPECLSREGSPGPESYPDSSVPSPAGQLTSQSAPGSPGHPYVPPPHKGRLMQQITVVTNGVNNDSAREGNAFHDFMDHKISLSAFLTFILGICFADKYLVPGNVVEEHSLSPAGQYSPAPVIVQTTYNYSGSFIGPDAGVGVGKRAHEEPDSSPGSPAPLAIVESPEPPEHQQSQSKRQRVHDSDDH from the exons ATGTCCACGTACTCTCGAACCCAGGAAAGCGACGCGTGGGCCCTTTTGGCTCTCAAATCTGCGCCGGCAAGTCCCACGAAGATGCAGTTCCATCACCAAGATGCACCGATTGCAAGACTCGAGGGTCGCGAATTCGAGTACATGGTGCGTCAGCGGCGAATAACCATCGGACGTAACAGCAGTAAGGGCCAAGTGGACGTCAATGTGGGCCATTCTAATTTCATCTCCAGGCGCCACCTCGAGGTCTACTACGACCATCCTTACTTTTTCATGACCTGCAACGGGAAAAACGGGGTCTTCGTGGATGGGGTTTTCCAGCGCAAGGGAGCACCCGCTTTTCAACTGCCAAAGAC GTGCACATTCAGATTTCCGAGTACAAACATAAGGCTTGTCTTTCAATCTCTGGTGGACGAACAGGAACAAGGCAATGTCCGCGTGCCGTCTCCTCCAAGGCAAAGAGCTCCACTTCCACCTCTTCGCATAAATATCCCCGACACGGGTTACAGCAGTCCATTCCCATCTCCCACGGGGACAATCAGTGCTGCCAATTCTTGTCCAGCGAGTCCGCGTGCTGGACAAGGCAGGAGAAATATATCCGCGGACCTGCAGATGGTCGCAGCTTATGCCGCAGCAGTCGCAAATGACCCACAAAATTCCGGGATCGAGAGACACGAGGGTGGACAAAGTACAAGCAGGCAGATGAGCCCGGAACCTGGAGCGGAACCACGTTATCGAGGCGGAGGAGGCGGAAGCTCGGGTGCAAATGGAACTTCCGCTCGTTATAGCCCCCCAAAAGATGACTCGAAGCCACCTTATTCCTATGCCCAACTCATTGTCCAAGCGATAGCCTCTGCTCAGGACAAGCAGCTTACGTTGTCAGGCATTTACTCTTACATCACCAAGAATTATCCGTATTACCGAACAGCCGACAAGGGCTGGCAAAATTCGATTAGACACAACTTGTCCCTGAATCGCTACTTTATCAAAGTACCGAGGAGTCAGGAGGAACCGGGAAAAGGTTCCTTCTGGAGGATAGATCCCCAGTCAGAGGCAAAACTTATCGAACAGGCATTTAGACGAAGAAGACAGCGAGGCGTTCCTTGCTTCCGAGCACCTTTTGGATTATCTTCCAG GAGCGCACCAGCATCTCCTTCACATGTTGGAATCAGCGGCTTGATGACGCCCGAGTGTCTCAGTAGAGAAGGTTCACCTGGACCGGAATCCTATCCGGACAGCTCAGTTCCATCTCCGGCTGGACAACTTACGAGTCAATCCGCTCCGGGATCTCCTGGCCATCCTTATGTTCCGCCTCCTCATAAGGGTAGGCTGATGCAACAAATTACAGTCGTTACTAATGGCGTCAATAACGATTCTGCTAGGGAAGGTAATGCATTTCACGATTTTATGGATCATAAGATATCTTTATCAGCATTTTTGACTTTTATTCTGGGGATTTGCTTTGCAGATAAGTACTTGGTGCCTGGGAACGTAGTGGAAGAGCATTCATTGTCTCCGGCTGGGCAATATAGTCCAGCGCCTGTTATTGTACAAACGACTTATAATTACAG